In the Anaerolineae bacterium genome, GACCCCCAATTTTCCCCACCCTCGGGGGCATAGGGTTCGCCACGGTTAAGGGTCCCACTCGTGGGCGGGATGCTAAGGGTGGTTGATCGCTCCCTTTTTGAGGTTTCTGGGGAATACCCCCGGGATGGGGGCTTCGCCAGAGGGTTCTTGCTCTTTGAGATACTTTCAATCCGGGTTATAAAAATGAAAGCTGAGCCCCAGGTCTTTCTACTACAGGATCAAGCCCTATGATTTTCTGAAGGCTGTAACGGTCCGGGGTTTTCTCCTGGGCCAGACGCCTGAGGTGGCGATATTTTATGAATTGCCAGCCCTTTAAAGACGACCACAAAGGCATGTTCTTGAGTTTGTACCACACCAGAGCAGCCCTGCCCCCAGGAATTACGACGTAAGAACGAGGAAAAGGCGGGGTAAAATGTCGCAGGAAAAGGCCAGTAAGGGCAGCGGTGCTTTCTACCAGAAAGCCAAAAGATGGGCTAACAATGACGCGAGGAAGTTCACCAAAAACCGCCTTCTCCTCCCATATGAGGTCAAAAGGGGTCCTGCTCCCTTCCCTCACTTCAAACCCCAGTTTTTCCCCCAGTTCCCGAAGGATGCTCATTACCTCTTCTTTGTCCTTTTCCCTTCTTTCAGGTTCGTCTTCCAGCCGAAGACGCCATCCATTTTTTTCCTCCTGGCCGTAAGAGTTAAGGCATTCTTTCAGGAAGTTTGCCTCAGGCACGAGAGGGCCAGGAAATCGCTCGTAGAAGTGTGTTTCAAGTTCGAGAAAAGTTAAGAAGCCCTTTTCCCAAAGAAGCCTGTAAACCTCTAATTCTGCCCGGTCGCTTAAAGGGTTGTGAAGAGGTGAGTAGCCGTGGAGGCCCAGAAGTGCTTCATCAGCCCAGGGTTTTACTTTGTTCATTTCTTTCAAGGAAGCTATTGTTTTTTCCAGAAGGTTCCGGAATTCCTCCCGTTTTAGGTCGCTCCAGTTCCACGCTTTGCGAGAGCTCATCCACCATTCCAAAGCCAGTCGAAGAGAGGGAAGGGAAAGCGGTTCACCACAGTATTCCAGGATTTCCAGTATGGCTTCTTCAAGGATTTCTTCAATTCTTTTGACAATGGCAGGAGTTTCCACTTTCCCGACGCGAGGATTGGAGAAGATAAGTTGCACCTCAAGTTTTTTGTCTTTCTCCCGGAAAGAGAAACTTTCAGGATGTAGACCTGCCCTGATTCCAGCCAGGATGAGGCACTCAGCCATGACGTAGAGGATATCCTGGCCCAGGATGAGGGCAAAACCCCCAGGTTTAAGGAGGCCTTTGAGTTTGATTAAACTTTGTTTCATGGTTTCTTCATACCAGTCCCAACCGAAAGCCCTTTTAAGGGCAAGGGGCCGAAGGGGTTGAGCTGCCGAGGAACCCATCAGCCAGCCAGCCCACAGGAAATTCAAGGCCCACCAGGTTCTATCCAGAGGCGGCGGCTCAATGAGGAGGAGAGAAGCAGAAGCAGGAGGCACCTCTTTTTCCAGCCTCTTTATCCCCCACGGAGATAGAAGCAGTGCAGGCTGTTTTTCTTTTCCGAAGAATTCTTCCGGTTCGGCCAGGGGGAGGGGGCGGAAGAAACGGCGGAGGCTTTCGGCAGCAGCCCGAAAAGCTTTCCAGGCGTTGATCTCCACAAAGTTTTGAGGAGGATGAAGCCGCGTGGGTTTTCTCTTGAGCTCAGGGGACGGATACAGGGAGAGAGATTGGTGCATAGCAACGAGAAGAGCCGTTTTCAAGGCCAGGGACTGGAAAGATTTTTCGGGGAAAAGGGTTTCTATTTTCACAAAGAGGGCATTCAGACAGTGTAGATTGCGCGGGGTATAAACCAGAGGCAAATCCTCAGCTTCGGGTGGGGAAATTTCTCCCGGAGGGAAAAGTCTGCCCAGGACGTACCAGTAATCGGGACCCTTCTCCTTGAGGTTTTCCAGAGGTTTCAGGTCCTTCGGAGCGAGAGGGAAAGTGCCCTGGGTGCCACATCTGGAGCACTTAAGAGCTTTAGCCACCGGAGCTTTTTTCTCCCAGAGGAAAAAATCGGCCTCTACGTTTTCACCACACCCCGGGCATTCTACTTGATAGAGGGATTGAAGGTAATATCGCAGGAGTTTTTCCCCACGTGGGGCATCCATAAGGCGAGTTAAAGCCGGGGAAAATTCCTCCCAGCGGCCGTGAAGGGCTTTGAGGGGGAGGATGGCTAAAGGGTTAAAATTTGAGGCGATAACTTTGTAACCTGAATTCAAAAGCTCAAGGGGCAAGAGGGGGCTCAGGCAAAACGGGATGAGAATTAGCGAGCCAGGAGAGGTTAATTCTCTGGCATAATAAGCAACTACCCCTTCTGGAACCATAGGCCAGAAGGGGTCACCGGCGATAAACTCTGCGGGCCTTCCCGGGAGGAAGCGATCGCCCAAGGTCATCTTCGGCCTTTGTAGTACTCCGGAACAGTCAGGGCAAAAACGGTGGAGATGGCCGGATCTAACATTCGGAAACGTATGCGTGGGTCTATTTCCTCCAGGTCTTTTGAAGTGGTAATTACGGTAGGGAGGCGAGCCACATAGCGGTGGTTGAACAGCTGGTAGAGCTTTTCTCGAGCCCATGGGGTAGCGCTTTCAGTCCCCAGATCGTCCAAAACCAGGAAAGGAGCATTGCGAACTTCTTCAAAGGCCTGGTCGTAGGAGACAGGGCTTGAAGGGCTGAAGGTAGCCCTGAGGTAATCCAGAAAATCGGGGACTACTACGAAGATGACCTGATGGCCCTGGCTGGCTATGTAGTTGGCGATGGCTGCAGCCAAATGGGTTTTGCCGCATCCGGGAGTTTTACCCATAATGACAAGCCAGCCTTCAGGTTTCCTGGCATATTCTTTTGCGATCCGGAGGGCTTCTTTGAGGTTGCGGCGTTCTTCAGGCCTCAGCGTCACCTCGTCAGTTCTCAGGTCAAAATTTTCAAAGGTCATGTGGCGATATAACCCCAAGGCAGAAAGGGAAGAAGAGCTCTGGGAAGTTGCCAGCCGGTAGTCAGGAGCCTTTATGGTGATAATTTCAGTAAAGTCCGGGTCGGCCAGGCGGGAGCGAAGGCGAGGGTCTATCTCTTCCAGCTCCAGGTCAGTGGTGACAACAGTGGGAAGGCGGGCTAAGTAGCGGTGGTTGAGGAGTTGGAAGAGTTTTTCCCGAGCCCAGGAGGTGGTAGAGTGAGCTCCGAGATCGTCCAGGATAAGGAGAGGGGCATTGCGGATTTCATCAAAGCGTTCATCGTAATCCACCAGGGAGCCCGGGGAAAAAGTCGTGCGCAAGTAATCCAGGAGATCAGGGACTGCAATAAATATAGCGGGTTCGCCCTTCTGGAGGCGGTAGTTGGCTATAGCCGCCGCCAGATGGGTCTTTCCAGAGCCATATCCTCCCTTTATTAGGAGCCATCCCTTGGGATTTTGGGCAAAACGCAGAGCTGCTTCGTAAGCGAGTCGGAGGTTCAGGCGCAGCTCCTCAGGAAGCCCAACTCCCTCTGGCTTGAAAGTTTCAAAGGTCATGTGCTGAAGGTAAGAGAGGCTTGTCCAGCGTCCCAGGTGGGCCATTCTCTTCTTTTCCATCTCTTTTATCTTGCACTGGCAAGGGATGAGTTTACCGAAGTCGGGGTGACCCACCGGGACGTCTTTCACGAAGAAGCCTTTACCTTTGCAGTAGGGACAAACTTCGGAAGTTTCAATATTTGATGAATCGGGAGTATTTGCTCCGGAGGAAGCTGTAGCGGTCCTCCTCAGGAGATCGTTTAGCTTTTGCATCGTCCTTCCCTTCCGCAGCCCACCTTTCCAGAATGCGTTTTATGTATCTCCAGTTCCGGATGTTCCTCTCCACTGCAATTTTGAAAGCCTCCTCAATCCACCCTTGAGGGTAGGTGGCTTCAGCTTCCAGAAGCTCTTCGGCTATCAGGGGGGAAACAAGGCCTATATTCTGTTCGTAAAGGGTAAATATAGCAGGCCTTACTTCTTTCAAAGTTACCTTCTTTCCCACAAGGCCCTCCAAAGGCAATTCACCCCGAGAGGCCTTCTCAGCTGCCTGACGCCCTCGCTCGCTGTTCAGAAAGTAGAATTCTTTCTCCTGACCGTCGGCGCTTGCTTTTACCAGAAGGAGGGTACCTCGAGCAACAGCCTTTTCCAGCCCCTTTCTCAGATTTTCCTCAGGCGAAGCTCCTCCCAGGTCCAGAGCTCTGAGGAGCACCGGATCCGATGCCATCTCCTCAAAGCTGACATAAGGGGCCCGATTTTCCCGGTGTTCTATGAGCCAGAATATGTAAAGGGTAACCTTCAGTTCTGGGAGATTGTCAATGAAAGGGAAGAGCTCGCTGAAGAACAAGTCCGGTATGCGAACTACCGGGAGTTTTCCCGAGGGAAAGCCACTAAATCCTCTGCTAAAGTTCCTCATACCCCTCACCAAGCTCAAAATCAAGTCCTTCTCGCAGAAGTTCCACCTCTACGAATTGAGCCACTTCTTTGCGGAAGTAAAGGGGCACGACGCCCGTTGGGCCGTTGCGGTGCTTGGCCACGATAATTTCGGCAATGTTCTGCTTTTCGGTCTCGGGATTGTACATTTCCTCCCGATACACAAACATCACCACGTCCGAGTCTTGCTCTATGCTTCCTGATTCTCTAAGGTCCGAGAGGATAGGCCTTTTATCTTGCCTCTGTTCTACAGCCCGGGAAAGCTGGGAAAGGGCTATCACGGGGATATTGAGTTCCCGGGCTAAAGATTTAAGAGAGCGAGAGATGTAAGAAATTTCCTGCACCCTGTTTTCGGAACGAGAATCTCCCTGCATTAGCTGAAGGTAATCCACAATGATGAGGTCAAGGCCATGCTCAGCGTGAAGGCGGCGGGCCTTAGCCCTCAGTTCCATCGCCGATATAGCTGGGGTGTCATCCAGGAATATGAGGGTTTCCGAGAGGATGCCAATGGCCTGGACCACCCTTGGCCATTCTTCATCCCTTATGAGACCAAGGCGCAATCTCTGGGAATCTACACCGGTCTCAGCAGCCAGAAGGCGCTGGACTACCTGCTCAGCGGACATTTCCAGGCTGAAGATGGCGACCCTCTGACCGTAGCGTTTGGCGGCGTTGTGGGCTATGGATAGGGCAAAGCTGGATTTGCCCATCCCAGGCCTTCCAGCAATTACGATGAAATCGGATTTCTGAAGGCCTCCCAGGAGCTTATCCAGCTGAGAGAAGCCCGTAGGCACACCCATGAATTCACCACGGTGTCGGTGGAGGTATTCTATGCGTTCAAAGTATTCCTCAAGGACTTGCTTTATGTGAAAGACATCGCGGCGGAGGCGGCGCTGGGAGACCCCGAAGATTATTTGCTCCGCTTTATCCACTACCTCTTCCACATTTCCTGAAGCGTCGTAAGCTAAGGAGGCAATTTCCCCAGCGGCTGAGATAAGCCTCCTCAGGGTGGCAGTTCTCTCCACAATTTGAGCATAATGTTCAAGATGAATGGGGGTGGGGACTGCATTTATGAGGGAGGTTATGTAAGCCTCACCCCCCACTTCCCCAAGGATTCCTTTTCTGTTTAGCTCTTCGCACAGAGTTATAAAATCTACAGGCTCTCGCCGCTCATACAAATCAAGGATAGCCTGATAGATGAGGCTGTGGGCTCTGTTGTAAAAATCATCAGGGCGAAGCCATGAAGCTACCTTTACCACCGCTTCGCCATCCAGGAGGAGGCTCCCAAGGACTGATTGTTCAGCTTCCAGATTGTGCGGAGGAAGTCTTTCCACCATGCTTAATCCATCTTCTCCAAACCTTCAAGGTCATCCAGGTCCAGTTTCTCCAGGAAATCCTTGAAGGGCTTGAGATCTTCATCCTTCACTTCTTCTTTCTCCCCGATGACTATCTCTTCTTCGGGGGTGATGGCTGCTTGGTCCATCACCTCATCGGCCACGTAGATGGGGACGTTGGCTCTTACGGCCAGGGCTATGGCGTCGCTCGGGCGTGAATCCACCTCAATTCTGTTGCCGTTGATTTCCAAGATTATCCGGGCATAGAAGGTATCGTTGCGCAAATCGTCCACAACAACGTAGGCAACTTTAGCCCCAAGACTGTGGATCACAGACTTCAGGAGGTCGTGGGTCAAAGGGCGCGCCACCTGCACTCCCTCCAGGTGAATGGCAATCGCATCGGCTTCAAAGGGGCCAATCCAGATAGGAAGGTAGCGGTTTGAACCCACCTCCTTAAGCACAACCACCCTGTGTTGAGATAACAGGCTTACCCTTATGCTATCTACCGTAACTTCAACCATTTTCCTCCTCCTGGATTGCGATTTTCTCAAACTAATTATACCACCTGGGATAGGCTTTGGCAATGGAAGTTTTGTCCTGCAGCCATTTATAGCCTATAATTATTGCCAACAAGGAGGGGAAAGCTTTGCTCAATCAAGCACTGGTAGCTCTTGTCAGAGGCGAAGACCGTTATCAGAACGTTGCCCTGGCGTTGGATCTCATAAAAGACCAGATAAACCTGGGGGGCAAGAAGCTTGTCCTTGTAAAGGTGAATTTTGTCTCTACCACCAATCAGCTGGCTGCGACCCACGTGGAAGCTACAAGGGCAGTGCTGGATTTCGTCCGGGCTCATTATTCGGGCCCTCTCGTGATTGCCGAGGGATCTGCTACCGCCCCTACCTTTGAGGGTTTCAAGAACTACGGCTACCTCCCCCTCGCTTCTGAATACGATGCCATGCTTATGGATTTAAATGCGGACGAGTGGGAGGAAGTGGAGATATTGGACTATCGCTTGCGTCCCATGAAAGTGCGGGTGGCCAGGACAGTTCTGGAAAGCGATTTCCGCATAAGTGTAGCTCCTCCAAAAACCCACGACACCGTAGTGGTGACTCTTTCCCTCAAGAATATAATCGTGGGTAGTTTGATTCAGGACCAGGGAGGAACTTCCGCTCTAGTAAATCTGGTTAAACGCTTCACTCCTTCATGGGTTTCCTCTTCCCCTCTGGCTCAGAGGCTCAAAACACAGGCTTCGGGGAACCTTTTCCGGAACGATAAAGCCGCCATTCACCAGGGATATGAAGCCATAAACCTCAACATGTACCGACTGGCAAAGGTGCTCTGGCCCCATCTTTCGGTTATAGACGGTTTTGAGGGAATGGAAGGAAATGGCCCAATCTCCGGCAGCCCTGTGCCCTGGCGGATCGCTCTGGCCGGGACAGACCCTCTGGCTGTGGATTCCCTGACTACTTACCTTATGGGTTTTGACCCGGATGAGGTGGGTTACCTTTACTACTGCAAAGTCAGAAACCTTGGGGTGGGCGATCTCGCCAGAATAAAGGTGGTGGGAAATGTTTCCCCCGAGGAAGTCCGCCGGCGCTTTCGTCCTCACCCATCCTATAGAGCACAGCTTTCCTGGAAGTTTTCGGAGGCAGAAAGCTACCTGTGAAGGCAAAAGTTCTTTTCATGGGCTCACCTGGCTTTGCCGTCCCGATATTGAAAGAATTGCTGGCTTCCCACCATGTGGTGGGAGTAATCACTCAGCCCGACAGGCCAGCGGGAAGAGGCCTTAAACTCAAGCCCCCGCCCGTTAAAGAGCTGGCCCTGGCCCACAATATCCCCATTCTTCAGCCTGAAAGCCTGAGGCGTGAAGGGGCTATCAACTGGATAAAGGAGAAAGACCCAGATGTAATTGTGGTGGCAGCCTTCGGGCAGATTCTTCCCCCGGCTGTGCTTCAGATTCCTCCCCATGGATGCCTCAACGTCCACGCATCCCTGCTCCCCCGCTACAGAGGGGCAGCGCCCATCCCGGCCGCCATCCTCAACGGCGACCAGGAAACCGGCATTACCATAATTCTGATGGACGAAGGCCTTGATACTGGCCCGGTGGTGGCCCGCAGGGCTATCCCCATCTCGCCCGAAGATACAGCCGGCACCCTCGCTGACAAACTTGCTGCCCTCGGGGCCGAACTTCTGCTGGAAATCCTGCCAGCGTGGGTCAACGGGCAAATAGAACCTCAGCCTCAGGAAGGCGAAGCTACTTATACAAAGCCCATCAGGAAAGAGGAAGGTCTTTTGGACTGGAGGCTTTCCGGGGAAGTCCTGGCCAGGAAAGTGAGAGCCTTCAACCCCTGGCCCGGCGCTTTCACCTTCTGGAAGGGCAAGCTCCTCAAAATCTGGAAAGCCCTCCCGGTTACCTCCACAGCAGAAAATGCGCCAGGAACGGTCTTCAGAGATAACGAGGGAATAAAAGTGGCCTGCGGCTCGGGAGCCCTGCTCCTGAAAGAAATTCAAATTGAGGGCAAAGGCAGGGTAGGGCCTGAAGAGTTTGCCAGAGGTTACAGGGATTTCATAGGTTCCACCCTCACATCAACCCCAGCAGAAAGCTCTCGGTAGGGAAAAGCGAGGCCCTCTCCATAAGTTGGCGGTCGGACATTATAAGGCGTGGGTGGCCTTTCCCGGCAACCTGACCCTCAGCCATTACTACCCATTCTTCTGCCACCGCCTGGGCAAATTCCAGGTCGTGGGTTACCAAAACTGTGGTGCGGCCTTTTTCTTTCATGGTTTTCAAGAGCACTGCGAGACGCTGGCGGAAAAATTCATCCTGACCAGCAGTGGGTTCATCCAGGATTATGATTTCTGGCTTTGAAGCCAGTACCGAAGCAAAGGCCACCCTTCTTTTCTCTCCCTCGCTCAGAGAAAGGGGAGGCTTATCCAGA is a window encoding:
- a CDS encoding ATP-binding protein — protein: MQKLNDLLRRTATASSGANTPDSSNIETSEVCPYCKGKGFFVKDVPVGHPDFGKLIPCQCKIKEMEKKRMAHLGRWTSLSYLQHMTFETFKPEGVGLPEELRLNLRLAYEAALRFAQNPKGWLLIKGGYGSGKTHLAAAIANYRLQKGEPAIFIAVPDLLDYLRTTFSPGSLVDYDERFDEIRNAPLLILDDLGAHSTTSWAREKLFQLLNHRYLARLPTVVTTDLELEEIDPRLRSRLADPDFTEIITIKAPDYRLATSQSSSSLSALGLYRHMTFENFDLRTDEVTLRPEERRNLKEALRIAKEYARKPEGWLVIMGKTPGCGKTHLAAAIANYIASQGHQVIFVVVPDFLDYLRATFSPSSPVSYDQAFEEVRNAPFLVLDDLGTESATPWAREKLYQLFNHRYVARLPTVITTSKDLEEIDPRIRFRMLDPAISTVFALTVPEYYKGRR
- a CDS encoding DnaD domain protein, encoding MRNFSRGFSGFPSGKLPVVRIPDLFFSELFPFIDNLPELKVTLYIFWLIEHRENRAPYVSFEEMASDPVLLRALDLGGASPEENLRKGLEKAVARGTLLLVKASADGQEKEFYFLNSERGRQAAEKASRGELPLEGLVGKKVTLKEVRPAIFTLYEQNIGLVSPLIAEELLEAEATYPQGWIEEAFKIAVERNIRNWRYIKRILERWAAEGKDDAKAKRSPEEDRYSFLRSKYSRFIKY
- the dnaB gene encoding replicative DNA helicase; protein product: MVERLPPHNLEAEQSVLGSLLLDGEAVVKVASWLRPDDFYNRAHSLIYQAILDLYERREPVDFITLCEELNRKGILGEVGGEAYITSLINAVPTPIHLEHYAQIVERTATLRRLISAAGEIASLAYDASGNVEEVVDKAEQIIFGVSQRRLRRDVFHIKQVLEEYFERIEYLHRHRGEFMGVPTGFSQLDKLLGGLQKSDFIVIAGRPGMGKSSFALSIAHNAAKRYGQRVAIFSLEMSAEQVVQRLLAAETGVDSQRLRLGLIRDEEWPRVVQAIGILSETLIFLDDTPAISAMELRAKARRLHAEHGLDLIIVDYLQLMQGDSRSENRVQEISYISRSLKSLARELNIPVIALSQLSRAVEQRQDKRPILSDLRESGSIEQDSDVVMFVYREEMYNPETEKQNIAEIIVAKHRNGPTGVVPLYFRKEVAQFVEVELLREGLDFELGEGYEEL
- a CDS encoding bifunctional nuclease family protein → MVEVTVDSIRVSLLSQHRVVVLKEVGSNRYLPIWIGPFEADAIAIHLEGVQVARPLTHDLLKSVIHSLGAKVAYVVVDDLRNDTFYARIILEINGNRIEVDSRPSDAIALAVRANVPIYVADEVMDQAAITPEEEIVIGEKEEVKDEDLKPFKDFLEKLDLDDLEGLEKMD
- a CDS encoding DUF362 domain-containing protein produces the protein MLNQALVALVRGEDRYQNVALALDLIKDQINLGGKKLVLVKVNFVSTTNQLAATHVEATRAVLDFVRAHYSGPLVIAEGSATAPTFEGFKNYGYLPLASEYDAMLMDLNADEWEEVEILDYRLRPMKVRVARTVLESDFRISVAPPKTHDTVVVTLSLKNIIVGSLIQDQGGTSALVNLVKRFTPSWVSSSPLAQRLKTQASGNLFRNDKAAIHQGYEAINLNMYRLAKVLWPHLSVIDGFEGMEGNGPISGSPVPWRIALAGTDPLAVDSLTTYLMGFDPDEVGYLYYCKVRNLGVGDLARIKVVGNVSPEEVRRRFRPHPSYRAQLSWKFSEAESYL
- the fmt gene encoding methionyl-tRNA formyltransferase: MKAKVLFMGSPGFAVPILKELLASHHVVGVITQPDRPAGRGLKLKPPPVKELALAHNIPILQPESLRREGAINWIKEKDPDVIVVAAFGQILPPAVLQIPPHGCLNVHASLLPRYRGAAPIPAAILNGDQETGITIILMDEGLDTGPVVARRAIPISPEDTAGTLADKLAALGAELLLEILPAWVNGQIEPQPQEGEATYTKPIRKEEGLLDWRLSGEVLARKVRAFNPWPGAFTFWKGKLLKIWKALPVTSTAENAPGTVFRDNEGIKVACGSGALLLKEIQIEGKGRVGPEEFARGYRDFIGSTLTSTPAESSR